One Sediminibacillus dalangtanensis genomic region harbors:
- a CDS encoding sugar ABC transporter ATP-binding protein, with protein MSDYILQMKNISKTFPGVKALDNVELEVKKGEVHALIGENGAGKSTLIKILAGIHKPDPGAKFYFEGEEAKINKPIDATLKGVSIIYQDLSLFPNLSVAENIYIGQDSNKKPWKKINWKNIKKTAERALEELEVDIDPNTTVERLSIAQQQLVEIARALAFEAKLIVMDEPTSALSSSEVEKLYKVVDKLSSRGISIIFISHKLKELFRVSDRFTVLRDGKYVGSYQTEEIDEAKLINLMVGRDVSYEKNEKEVETGEIIFQVNNFSKQGNFKDISFSLKKGEVLGITGLVGSGRTELAQAIFGVNKPDSGELKIYGNDVQIRSSADAVKKGVAYIPEARQTQGLVLEQSIINNISLPILNRMRNKLKLIDRKSEVQLAEQYIKSLDVRPALPDLPASKLSGGNQQKVVIGKWLSAQPKILIIDEPTNGIDIGAKTEIHKLLRRLANDGIGVIMISSELPEILAVSDRVLVMRHGRISGELGIKEATQEKIMSYALNSGKKDESSEVLNEPNQVSQGV; from the coding sequence TTGAGTGATTATATTTTACAAATGAAAAACATTAGCAAGACATTCCCCGGAGTAAAAGCACTTGATAATGTTGAACTGGAAGTAAAGAAAGGAGAGGTCCATGCTTTAATTGGGGAAAATGGCGCAGGGAAATCAACCTTAATCAAAATTTTGGCAGGTATTCATAAACCGGATCCAGGGGCGAAATTTTACTTCGAAGGAGAAGAAGCGAAGATTAACAAGCCGATTGATGCAACTTTAAAAGGTGTTTCGATAATTTATCAGGATTTAAGCCTTTTTCCTAACCTTTCAGTAGCAGAAAACATTTATATTGGCCAGGACAGCAATAAAAAACCATGGAAAAAGATAAACTGGAAAAACATCAAAAAAACAGCGGAAAGAGCACTTGAAGAGCTGGAGGTAGATATTGATCCGAATACTACTGTAGAGCGTTTAAGTATTGCACAACAACAGCTTGTGGAAATAGCGAGAGCATTGGCTTTTGAAGCAAAGTTAATTGTCATGGACGAGCCTACTTCTGCCTTATCGTCCAGTGAAGTAGAGAAGCTGTATAAGGTTGTGGATAAGCTAAGCAGCAGAGGGATTTCTATTATCTTTATCAGCCATAAGCTGAAAGAATTATTTAGAGTTTCAGATCGATTTACTGTTTTACGGGATGGCAAGTATGTAGGTTCCTATCAAACAGAAGAGATAGATGAGGCTAAGTTGATCAATCTAATGGTAGGAAGAGATGTTTCTTATGAAAAGAATGAAAAGGAAGTTGAAACAGGGGAAATAATATTCCAAGTTAACAACTTTTCTAAACAAGGAAATTTTAAAGACATCTCCTTTTCCCTGAAAAAAGGAGAAGTTCTGGGGATTACCGGGTTGGTAGGTTCGGGTCGGACTGAATTAGCTCAAGCCATTTTTGGAGTAAACAAACCGGATAGCGGTGAACTGAAGATATACGGAAATGATGTGCAAATCCGTTCATCAGCAGATGCTGTTAAGAAAGGTGTGGCCTACATACCTGAAGCCCGGCAAACTCAAGGATTAGTGTTAGAACAGTCTATAATCAACAATATTTCGCTGCCTATCCTTAATAGAATGAGAAATAAGCTGAAGTTGATAGACAGGAAATCTGAAGTTCAACTGGCTGAACAATACATTAAGTCACTGGATGTCCGTCCTGCGCTTCCTGATTTACCGGCCTCGAAGCTCTCTGGTGGAAACCAACAAAAAGTAGTAATTGGTAAGTGGCTTTCCGCACAACCTAAAATACTAATTATTGATGAGCCGACAAATGGTATAGATATTGGAGCAAAAACGGAAATCCATAAATTACTTAGAAGATTGGCAAACGACGGAATTGGCGTCATCATGATATCCTCCGAACTTCCGGAAATTTTAGCAGTCAGTGACAGAGTTTTAGTGATGAGACATGGAAGGATATCCGGTGAATTAGGTATCAAAGAGGCAACCCAGGAAAAAATCATGAGTTATGCATTGAATTCGGGGAAAAAGGATGAGTCATCTGAAGTGTTAAATGAACCAAATCAGGTAAGCCAGGGGGTATGA
- the rpe gene encoding ribulose-phosphate 3-epimerase, whose amino-acid sequence MAAIGPSLMCADMGTLQDTVKRLDQAPVDFFHFDIMDGLFVPNFTMGPDMIDNLRPHTNKLFDAHLMIEEPERYIDLFADAGCDMVSVHAEATIHLQRTLQKIKNRGLKAGVALNPATPLNCLEYVWDTVDYIVVMTVNPGFAGQKFIPMTLKKISMLNELIRESGRNIDIQVDGNISYEIIPEVLERGAEMLVCGTSCLFIKNETLEHATANLQRFLQDFEEKNLANS is encoded by the coding sequence ATGGCAGCTATAGGTCCTTCATTAATGTGTGCGGATATGGGCACACTCCAAGATACAGTTAAAAGACTTGATCAAGCGCCTGTAGATTTTTTTCACTTTGATATTATGGATGGATTATTTGTTCCTAACTTCACTATGGGACCAGATATGATAGATAACTTAAGACCTCATACTAATAAGTTATTTGATGCCCATTTAATGATTGAGGAACCTGAAAGATACATAGATTTATTTGCCGATGCTGGTTGCGATATGGTTTCTGTTCATGCAGAGGCTACGATACATTTACAGCGTACGCTTCAAAAAATCAAAAATCGAGGTTTAAAGGCAGGAGTAGCCTTAAACCCTGCTACTCCGCTTAATTGTTTGGAGTATGTCTGGGATACAGTCGATTATATCGTGGTTATGACAGTGAATCCGGGTTTCGCTGGTCAAAAGTTCATTCCAATGACATTAAAAAAAATTTCCATGCTAAACGAGTTGATAAGAGAAAGCGGCAGAAATATTGATATCCAAGTGGATGGAAATATCAGCTATGAAATTATTCCAGAAGTGTTGGAAAGAGGAGCAGAAATGCTAGTATGCGGTACATCCTGCTTATTTATAAAAAATGAGACCCTTGAGCATGCAACAGCGAATTTACAAAGATTTTTGCAAGACTTTGAGGAAAAGAATCTGGCCAATTCCTAA
- a CDS encoding MurR/RpiR family transcriptional regulator, which translates to MLTSLSGGLAMLNEVKHKLPPSERKIAVFILEQPHEAIHCTAAELGERSSTSSAAVIRLCKSLGLKGFQELKLRITGDLQKSPDIQYRDIHPGESPESIVDKVTNNSLQAIKETTEFVNYETLEKAVTALKNAGKIHFFGVGASGIIAQDAQQKFLRMNKATSAFTDIHNAAMYIANVNQNDVVFGISFSGETMETAKMMELAKQKGAVTISLTRYGSSPVAEHADINLYISASREVPAPFRSGATSSRLAQLHMIDILFVSVVTDQYDKAADYFQEISTAMNFLKQY; encoded by the coding sequence ATGCTGACGTCCTTATCTGGAGGGCTGGCGATGCTGAATGAAGTGAAGCACAAGCTGCCTCCATCGGAACGGAAAATAGCAGTTTTCATTTTAGAACAACCACATGAAGCGATTCACTGTACAGCGGCAGAACTGGGAGAGAGGAGCTCCACCAGCAGTGCTGCCGTCATCCGTCTCTGTAAATCCCTCGGTTTAAAGGGATTTCAGGAACTGAAGCTTCGGATTACCGGCGACTTGCAGAAATCGCCTGATATTCAGTACAGGGATATCCATCCCGGAGAGTCTCCGGAATCGATCGTCGACAAAGTGACCAACAATAGTCTGCAGGCCATCAAAGAAACGACGGAATTCGTCAACTACGAAACATTGGAAAAAGCGGTAACAGCCTTGAAGAATGCCGGGAAAATACATTTTTTCGGTGTCGGCGCCTCGGGAATCATCGCGCAGGACGCCCAGCAAAAGTTTTTGCGTATGAACAAAGCCACCTCGGCTTTTACCGATATCCATAATGCGGCCATGTACATTGCCAATGTGAATCAAAACGATGTAGTATTTGGTATTTCTTTTTCCGGAGAAACCATGGAAACAGCGAAAATGATGGAACTAGCCAAGCAAAAGGGAGCTGTCACCATCAGTTTGACCAGGTATGGAAGCTCACCGGTTGCAGAGCACGCGGACATCAATTTGTACATTTCAGCATCAAGGGAGGTCCCGGCCCCGTTTCGCAGCGGTGCGACTTCTTCACGCTTGGCCCAGCTTCATATGATCGATATCTTGTTCGTCAGTGTGGTAACGGATCAATATGACAAAGCGGCGGATTACTTTCAGGAGATCAGTACAGCGATGAATTTTTTGAAACAGTATTAG
- a CDS encoding ABC transporter substrate-binding protein has translation MEKWRKGPVGLLWAAILILGLMLAGCAPGASGGDEAEGGQSEDTGDTSDGGEDNGDSSGEISGELEIQYFVGGYGDSWWKEVIGDFQEEYPDVTITEHAGPNINEEMRSRWVSDDPPDVVYIDGAGSSETQMVEDGQLMNLTDWVNEIEVDGSPLLDNLIVEPADYDGDIYSLPLVFDTWGTWYDRAWFEEEGFEVPENFDSFMDSMATINDKEGIAPFVTTGQYPYYFLRGMLYPAFAAAGGEELLASVIDGEEGAWTSEPVLEVMKKVEKMQEAGYIDPGFGALNHTQSQMNFLLHDNAFIPVGFWLPNEMENDVPEGFEFGFIPSPMQDAGDPFAIVPDLRPLAIAEKAENPEAAKAFVEFVYNREYATLFSEHTGAIMNMTDVDLTGNDNVPPYLMEANEMINDPEQVQIYNKPHPMSADLETPIGDALTSLMLGNITAEEFVEEAEAAAAEYRGE, from the coding sequence TTGGAAAAGTGGAGGAAAGGTCCTGTTGGGTTATTATGGGCTGCCATTCTGATTCTAGGATTGATGCTGGCAGGCTGTGCGCCTGGTGCCAGTGGCGGCGATGAAGCAGAAGGCGGACAGTCGGAGGATACGGGTGACACTTCCGACGGCGGAGAAGACAATGGCGACAGCAGTGGAGAAATCTCCGGCGAACTGGAGATTCAATACTTTGTCGGCGGGTATGGTGATTCCTGGTGGAAAGAGGTTATTGGGGACTTTCAGGAAGAGTATCCGGATGTGACGATTACCGAGCACGCCGGACCGAACATCAACGAAGAGATGCGTTCACGCTGGGTATCGGACGATCCACCGGATGTTGTCTATATCGACGGTGCTGGGTCCAGTGAAACACAGATGGTAGAAGATGGGCAGCTGATGAATCTTACAGATTGGGTGAACGAAATCGAAGTAGACGGTTCACCGCTGCTAGACAACCTGATTGTCGAGCCGGCCGATTATGACGGCGACATCTACAGCTTGCCACTTGTATTCGATACGTGGGGAACATGGTATGATCGGGCATGGTTCGAAGAAGAAGGATTTGAAGTACCGGAAAACTTCGACAGCTTCATGGATTCCATGGCAACGATCAATGACAAGGAAGGCATCGCGCCATTTGTGACGACTGGTCAATATCCATACTACTTCTTGCGCGGCATGCTTTATCCGGCATTCGCAGCTGCGGGCGGTGAAGAACTGCTTGCCAGCGTGATCGACGGGGAGGAAGGCGCCTGGACTAGTGAACCGGTGTTGGAAGTCATGAAAAAAGTAGAAAAGATGCAAGAAGCGGGTTACATCGATCCAGGTTTCGGTGCGTTGAACCATACCCAATCGCAAATGAACTTTTTACTTCATGATAATGCATTCATTCCGGTAGGCTTCTGGCTGCCGAATGAGATGGAAAATGATGTACCGGAAGGTTTCGAATTCGGGTTTATTCCATCTCCTATGCAAGATGCAGGGGATCCTTTTGCCATCGTTCCGGATTTGCGTCCGCTGGCAATCGCTGAAAAGGCAGAGAATCCTGAAGCAGCAAAAGCGTTTGTTGAGTTTGTCTACAATCGCGAATATGCAACGTTGTTCTCCGAGCATACCGGTGCGATCATGAACATGACCGATGTTGATTTGACCGGCAATGACAATGTTCCACCATACTTGATGGAAGCAAACGAAATGATCAACGATCCTGAGCAGGTGCAAATTTATAACAAGCCCCATCCAATGAGCGCAGACTTGGAAACACCGATTGGAGATGCGTTGACATCACTGATGCTTGGGAACATCACAGCGGAAGAATTCGTTGAAGAAGCGGAAGCGGCAGCAGCCGAGTATCGTGGCGAATAA
- a CDS encoding ABC transporter permease, which yields MKELLKQKEISILAIILLIGAVLSFVSPVFLTIGNFLDIIEGNVVLGILAIGMTLIIITSDIDVSVAAVTTAVAVSIGYLFTYLPDSWISVLLLFLIAPVIGLVMGLVNGLLVSIIEIPAIVVTLGTLNIIAGIVLYITNGNYINSTSFPKSFMVFANYELLAIPILIYLLAIVAIGTWYILKHTLIGRSVLAIGGNTQSSVRVGIDYKKVKLFVFAYMGVLAGIAAIAQTAYTKAVDPNGMLGLELTVIAAVVLGGANIHGGRGSVHGTLLGVLLLAIMQNGMILARIDTYWQNVVTGAIIVIAVSYDHISYKRSQDKLAKIEVEA from the coding sequence ATGAAAGAATTGCTGAAACAAAAGGAAATAAGTATCTTAGCAATAATCCTTTTAATAGGAGCCGTTCTATCCTTTGTCAGCCCGGTATTTTTAACGATAGGAAATTTCCTGGACATAATCGAAGGAAATGTAGTTCTCGGGATATTGGCAATAGGAATGACGTTAATCATCATTACCAGTGATATCGACGTATCTGTGGCAGCAGTGACTACTGCGGTTGCGGTCTCAATTGGCTATCTGTTTACTTATCTGCCGGATAGCTGGATTTCTGTTCTACTATTGTTCCTGATAGCACCTGTAATTGGTTTGGTTATGGGATTAGTCAATGGTTTACTCGTATCTATCATCGAGATACCGGCAATCGTTGTGACACTCGGAACCTTGAATATCATTGCAGGAATAGTTTTATATATCACCAATGGCAACTATATTAATAGCACGAGCTTCCCGAAGTCTTTTATGGTATTTGCCAACTATGAATTGTTAGCAATACCAATCTTAATTTATTTACTTGCAATAGTAGCGATTGGAACCTGGTACATTTTGAAGCACACATTAATTGGCAGGTCTGTGTTAGCTATAGGTGGAAATACACAATCGTCCGTTAGAGTTGGAATTGATTACAAAAAAGTAAAGCTATTTGTTTTCGCGTATATGGGCGTCTTGGCCGGCATCGCAGCAATTGCACAAACAGCTTATACAAAAGCTGTAGATCCTAACGGCATGCTGGGACTGGAGCTGACTGTAATTGCTGCAGTAGTATTAGGCGGAGCGAATATTCATGGCGGTAGAGGTTCGGTTCATGGGACTCTGTTGGGTGTATTGTTACTGGCTATAATGCAAAATGGCATGATATTGGCAAGAATTGATACCTATTGGCAAAACGTAGTTACTGGCGCAATTATCGTTATAGCTGTTTCTTATGATCACATAAGCTACAAGAGATCTCAGGATAAACTAGCAAAAATAGAAGTCGAGGCATAG
- a CDS encoding ABC transporter permease: MKLSKESILGLIALGTFFILALIAPGFLSSNNITSMMFQLPEFGLIALAMMVVIVTGGIDLSITYIAALSGVGAALMLTNGYGILPAIIVAILFALACGAFNGFVISKIGVSPILVTLGTMVLFEGIILAITKGNSISGFSDGYSLIGNGYYLGLVPLSIVIFVLFAIITAVLLSKTSWGRSVYMYGSNETATLFSGVKNSRVLMKVYLYASLLAAISAIIMTSRYNSVKVDLGSSYLLQSVAAAVLGGTNIHGGYGKVIGTVYAVMIFQFIRNGLNLLGFHSSLVDVVIGAILILVLAMNFFSDKFKKVAETRKAEKAA, encoded by the coding sequence ATGAAACTTTCAAAAGAAAGTATTTTAGGATTAATCGCTCTTGGAACATTTTTTATACTAGCACTTATAGCCCCTGGATTTTTATCTTCAAACAATATAACAAGTATGATGTTTCAACTGCCAGAATTCGGGCTGATTGCTCTGGCGATGATGGTAGTAATCGTTACCGGCGGAATCGATCTTTCTATAACTTATATAGCTGCACTATCTGGTGTGGGGGCAGCATTGATGCTGACAAATGGGTATGGAATACTACCTGCCATCATTGTAGCAATACTTTTTGCACTAGCTTGTGGCGCATTCAACGGTTTTGTTATATCAAAAATTGGGGTTTCTCCCATCTTGGTTACGCTAGGAACAATGGTCTTATTCGAAGGGATTATTTTGGCCATAACAAAAGGAAATTCTATTTCAGGATTTAGTGATGGATATAGCCTAATAGGCAATGGGTATTACCTGGGGCTTGTCCCGCTTTCGATAGTTATATTTGTCCTATTTGCTATTATTACCGCCGTATTGCTTAGCAAAACAAGCTGGGGAAGAAGTGTGTATATGTATGGAAGCAATGAAACCGCCACATTATTTTCTGGAGTGAAAAACAGCAGAGTGCTCATGAAGGTATACTTATATGCCTCCTTGCTGGCAGCCATATCTGCTATCATCATGACCTCTCGTTATAACTCCGTCAAAGTAGATTTAGGTTCATCTTATCTACTACAATCCGTGGCAGCAGCTGTATTGGGCGGAACAAACATACATGGCGGATATGGAAAGGTTATTGGTACTGTCTATGCAGTCATGATTTTCCAATTCATACGCAACGGGTTAAATCTGTTAGGTTTCCATTCTTCCCTTGTTGACGTCGTAATAGGTGCCATTTTAATTCTAGTCCTTGCGATGAATTTCTTCTCAGATAAATTTAAAAAAGTAGCAGAAACAAGAAAAGCAGAAAAGGCTGCCTAA
- the rbsK gene encoding ribokinase: protein MSITVVGSINIDIVAQTDRYPSRGETIFGKKIDYLSGGKGANQATSVAKLGKQVSIIGAVGNDFHGDKLVDTLKERKVNTEFIKRSQVLATGTAIITIDQTAENTMLVLKSANDDLLPEDIESAFAKMTHSEVLLVQMEVPQETVIRAMELAKKRGMYVILDPAPAEGITVKALDYADVITPNRQETKHMIGIDVIDIETAVDAGRTFEKMGVRNSILKMADKGCVVYQNGEWEHLPSIPVTPLDTVGAGDSFAGALACAISDGYDLIEAAKFASIVGALKVTKLGAQSGIPTLEEVDAFCKERGLTYYGLEEKTF from the coding sequence ATGAGCATAACCGTGGTTGGAAGCATCAACATTGATATAGTTGCTCAAACAGACCGCTATCCTTCTAGAGGGGAAACTATTTTCGGAAAAAAAATAGATTATCTATCTGGGGGAAAAGGGGCAAACCAAGCCACCTCTGTTGCTAAATTGGGAAAACAAGTAAGCATAATTGGTGCTGTAGGCAATGATTTTCATGGGGATAAATTAGTGGATACCTTAAAAGAACGAAAAGTCAACACTGAGTTTATAAAACGATCCCAAGTCCTTGCAACTGGCACAGCAATCATAACGATAGACCAGACAGCTGAAAATACCATGCTCGTATTAAAAAGTGCTAATGACGATTTACTTCCGGAAGATATTGAAAGCGCATTCGCGAAGATGACACATAGTGAAGTGTTGCTAGTACAAATGGAGGTACCACAGGAAACTGTAATTAGGGCGATGGAGCTCGCTAAGAAAAGAGGGATGTATGTAATTTTAGATCCTGCTCCTGCTGAAGGGATTACGGTTAAAGCCTTGGATTATGCTGATGTCATTACGCCGAATAGACAAGAGACCAAGCATATGATTGGAATCGATGTTATTGATATTGAAACTGCCGTTGACGCTGGAAGAACTTTTGAAAAAATGGGTGTCAGAAATTCGATTTTAAAGATGGCAGATAAAGGATGCGTTGTCTACCAAAACGGAGAGTGGGAGCACCTGCCATCCATACCGGTGACCCCGCTAGATACTGTAGGCGCGGGCGATTCGTTTGCTGGTGCACTGGCATGTGCGATTTCTGACGGATATGACCTTATAGAAGCAGCTAAATTCGCCTCCATTGTAGGGGCTTTGAAAGTTACGAAGCTAGGCGCACAATCAGGAATTCCAACACTTGAAGAAGTAGATGCTTTTTGTAAGGAGCGAGGCCTGACCTATTACGGGCTGGAAGAGAAAACGTTCTAA
- a CDS encoding carbohydrate ABC transporter permease: MVQSKKQKYLFLAFCLVPTMIMFSIFTLYPLFNGLYYSLFSWSGSSSAAEFTGLSNYVKLFNDSIIPRTIFHDYFLVVTKVFGIMILATFFAVALTQLRIKEAPFYRIVFFFPNIMSVVVIGILWSFIYNPSLGLINSGLELVGLDSWTRPWLGSEDWALPSLVLPSVWAGIGLFMLMLMGGISNVSKSYYEAAEIDGATEWQQFWKVTLPLIWPQIKISILYIVITTLNGSFIIVQVMTGGGPNNSTHVMGSYLYQQAFQQYNFGYGATIGVMILILSLITVLIMQFFMRREKVEY; this comes from the coding sequence ATGGTTCAATCAAAAAAACAGAAGTACCTGTTCCTGGCTTTTTGTCTAGTACCTACTATGATCATGTTTTCCATTTTTACGTTATATCCATTGTTTAATGGCCTTTATTATTCACTGTTTTCCTGGTCCGGCTCCTCCTCGGCAGCAGAGTTCACTGGGCTGAGCAACTATGTCAAGCTGTTCAACGATTCCATCATTCCGCGCACGATTTTCCATGATTACTTTTTAGTCGTCACGAAGGTGTTCGGCATCATGATTTTGGCCACTTTTTTTGCAGTCGCACTGACACAGCTGCGGATTAAAGAAGCACCTTTCTACCGGATTGTCTTTTTCTTTCCGAATATCATGTCAGTCGTCGTCATCGGTATTCTCTGGTCGTTTATCTACAACCCAAGCTTGGGCCTGATCAATTCCGGTCTGGAATTGGTCGGACTGGACAGCTGGACACGGCCATGGCTTGGAAGTGAAGACTGGGCCTTGCCGAGTCTGGTGCTGCCATCGGTCTGGGCAGGGATAGGCTTGTTTATGCTGATGCTCATGGGCGGTATCTCCAATGTCTCGAAAAGCTATTATGAAGCAGCTGAAATCGACGGTGCTACGGAATGGCAGCAATTTTGGAAAGTGACATTGCCGTTGATCTGGCCGCAAATTAAAATTTCGATTCTGTACATAGTCATTACGACTTTGAACGGTTCGTTTATCATCGTTCAGGTAATGACGGGTGGAGGTCCGAATAATTCGACGCATGTGATGGGGTCTTACCTATATCAACAGGCCTTCCAGCAATATAATTTCGGTTATGGTGCAACCATCGGCGTCATGATTTTAATCCTCTCCTTGATCACCGTGTTGATCATGCAGTTTTTCATGAGAAGAGAAAAAGTAGAGTACTAA
- a CDS encoding carbohydrate ABC transporter permease: MKKLLSRIVIRLPLILWAIAVIYPILWMFIGAFKSNAEIYANPWGLPHVFNFQNFSQAWNEYNIDTSVFNSLIVTVVGALLTLIMAIPTAYALERIVFKGNRFLFTLYISAMMIPTVLGWIPLFFLLMQLNLLDNIFGLSIVYAVSQLPFSIFVLTSFMGTIPKALEESAAMDGLSPYGVLWKIITPLSMTGIITVTIMNAIQFWNEYFMALIFLQSEENYTLALAIDYISNEAEYTNAWGTLFASLAIAIIPVIVLYAIFQRRISKGMTEGAIKG, from the coding sequence TTGAAGAAGTTATTATCGCGAATCGTGATCCGACTGCCGCTTATTTTATGGGCGATTGCAGTCATTTATCCGATACTTTGGATGTTCATCGGGGCATTTAAATCGAATGCAGAAATTTATGCCAACCCTTGGGGGCTTCCTCACGTATTCAACTTTCAAAACTTTTCCCAGGCATGGAATGAATACAACATCGATACGAGTGTGTTCAATAGTTTGATTGTCACCGTAGTTGGCGCTTTGTTGACGCTTATCATGGCGATTCCCACTGCATACGCGCTGGAACGGATTGTTTTCAAAGGGAATCGTTTTTTATTCACGCTGTATATTTCGGCCATGATGATTCCGACTGTGTTAGGTTGGATTCCATTGTTTTTCTTGTTGATGCAGTTGAATTTGCTGGATAATATTTTCGGGTTGTCGATTGTGTATGCTGTCAGTCAGCTTCCGTTCAGTATCTTTGTCCTTACCAGTTTTATGGGGACTATTCCCAAAGCACTGGAAGAATCTGCGGCAATGGACGGACTGTCCCCTTATGGTGTACTATGGAAAATCATTACCCCTCTTTCGATGACGGGAATTATCACCGTGACCATCATGAATGCCATTCAATTTTGGAATGAGTATTTCATGGCGTTGATATTCCTGCAAAGCGAGGAGAACTATACCCTGGCTCTGGCAATCGATTATATCAGCAATGAAGCGGAGTACACCAATGCCTGGGGCACACTGTTCGCCAGTCTTGCCATCGCAATTATCCCGGTGATTGTGTTATATGCGATTTTCCAACGCCGGATTTCAAAAGGCATGACAGAAGGCGCAATCAAGGGGTAA
- a CDS encoding DeoR/GlpR family DNA-binding transcription regulator: protein MFDYTEDMKEKLSFFNERQQKITEMVDKSGSLRVADLSKQFNVSEETIRRDFEKLEAQGLLNRIHGGAVRIEQKSEIPIPKRRAKNIEEKEMIAAKAASYVEDGDIIAMDASTTTLIMTKYIKGKSLTVITNSIGVSLEFAQESDIRVILIGGYLAESSMSLVGNFAERVIQDYHVDKFFFSCLGVDFKRGVSEIHEDQALVKKQLISISEKLFLLADYSKFGEKSLFRLCDITEADYLITDNKVPINTIRELNNLGVTGIVGEKSD from the coding sequence ATGTTTGATTATACAGAAGATATGAAAGAAAAGTTGTCCTTTTTTAATGAAAGGCAACAAAAAATCACTGAAATGGTAGATAAAAGCGGCTCATTAAGAGTTGCCGATTTGAGTAAACAATTTAATGTCAGTGAGGAAACAATTAGACGTGACTTTGAAAAGTTAGAAGCACAGGGATTGTTAAACCGGATTCATGGGGGAGCAGTTAGAATAGAACAAAAGTCGGAAATACCGATTCCAAAGCGAAGAGCTAAAAATATTGAGGAAAAAGAAATGATAGCGGCTAAGGCGGCTTCTTATGTAGAAGATGGGGATATTATAGCCATGGACGCTAGTACAACGACATTAATTATGACCAAGTATATTAAAGGAAAAAGTCTGACGGTAATAACTAATTCGATCGGCGTTTCTTTGGAATTTGCACAAGAAAGTGATATAAGAGTAATTCTTATTGGTGGTTATCTTGCGGAAAGTTCCATGTCGTTGGTAGGTAATTTTGCTGAAAGAGTAATTCAGGATTATCATGTTGATAAATTCTTTTTTTCGTGTTTAGGAGTGGATTTCAAAAGAGGCGTCAGTGAGATCCATGAAGACCAGGCTCTTGTGAAAAAGCAGCTGATATCCATCTCAGAGAAGCTATTTTTATTAGCTGATTATAGTAAATTCGGAGAAAAATCCCTGTTTCGTTTATGTGATATAACAGAGGCTGATTACTTAATTACAGATAATAAAGTACCGATAAATACCATAAGAGAATTAAATAATCTGGGAGTAACCGGAATAGTTGGAGAGAAAAGCGATTAG